In a single window of the Nitrospira sp. MA-1 genome:
- a CDS encoding response regulator yields the protein MEKEQANRRILVIDDNVAIHEDFRKILERSLDTSLLQEVRAELFDDVEEQKIVEKFDVDTADQGQMGHRMVQDAMKAERPYAVAFVDMRMPPGWDGVETVEHLWQEDPDLQVVICTAFSDHAWEDVIQRLNKNGQLLILRKPFDNIEVWQLANSLTKRWAESCQAKSQLELLAKWAEERAEETIKSF from the coding sequence ATGGAGAAGGAACAAGCCAACCGGCGTATTTTGGTGATTGATGATAATGTGGCGATCCACGAAGATTTTCGAAAAATTCTTGAGCGATCATTAGACACCTCGCTGCTGCAAGAAGTTCGGGCGGAATTGTTTGATGATGTGGAAGAACAAAAAATTGTTGAAAAGTTTGACGTCGATACTGCGGACCAAGGGCAAATGGGGCACCGGATGGTGCAAGATGCGATGAAGGCTGAACGGCCGTATGCGGTTGCCTTTGTGGATATGCGTATGCCCCCAGGTTGGGATGGAGTAGAGACGGTGGAGCATCTGTGGCAAGAAGATCCTGATTTGCAGGTCGTGATCTGTACGGCTTTTTCGGACCATGCGTGGGAAGATGTCATCCAACGATTGAATAAAAATGGCCAACTCCTCATCTTGCGAAAGCCGTTTGATAATATTGAAGTGTGGCAGTTGGCCAATTCCCTTACCAAGCGTTGGGCGGAATCGTGTCAAGCAAAGTCACAGTTAGAACTATTGGCCAAATGGGCAGAAGAACGAGCAGAAGAAACCATAAAATCCTTTTGA
- a CDS encoding HAMP domain-containing sensor histidine kinase, with protein MSESNGQVIPKFPLLRVVMVGIQESDLSPSFHRVLASQGPILQVTWLDYASMHPSCFDSHNPFDLILVDCRVNRRGRDIACDIKKIWGNAFILGLIDGESSAVELEDDSAIDWLVNEKMEGIAMPWAIREGLVRRRGLIEREHLRRQVEGASYGNEMADVASTVLHNVGNVLNSINVAVHVVHELMNQSSIILVHRIAELLKNHEENWEIYLTQDPKGKRIPPAIMKLGSHLIAEQQTMLKELEGLVRNIDHVKQIIISHQSMAKSRGIIEALSVVELLNQAVELSFHAGDAKWIRIKRDYQSVPPVVTDRHQLLQILVNLLRNAKQAMQLQVGVDHLLTIRVEGRTDDGLSVVIAIQDTGIGIAPEHLARMFTRGFTTKHDGNGIGLHSSMVTIHRMGGMLKAHSDGIGTGATLTLILPVEAGAGAGQA; from the coding sequence ATGTCGGAATCTAATGGGCAGGTGATTCCGAAATTTCCGCTGCTCCGTGTGGTGATGGTGGGAATTCAGGAAAGTGACCTTTCCCCATCCTTTCATCGCGTGTTGGCTTCTCAGGGCCCCATACTTCAAGTCACTTGGCTTGATTATGCCTCAATGCACCCTTCCTGTTTTGATTCCCACAACCCATTTGATCTCATTCTCGTTGACTGTCGGGTAAACCGGAGGGGGAGGGATATTGCTTGCGATATCAAAAAAATCTGGGGCAATGCGTTCATTTTGGGATTGATTGATGGAGAGAGTTCCGCTGTTGAGCTGGAAGACGACTCGGCTATCGATTGGCTGGTTAATGAAAAAATGGAGGGTATCGCGATGCCCTGGGCCATTCGAGAGGGGTTGGTTCGACGTCGGGGTTTGATCGAACGTGAGCATTTGCGCAGGCAGGTTGAAGGTGCCTCATATGGTAATGAGATGGCTGATGTTGCCTCAACCGTATTGCACAATGTGGGCAATGTGCTCAATAGCATTAATGTGGCCGTGCATGTGGTTCATGAGTTAATGAATCAGTCTTCGATAATTCTGGTTCATCGAATCGCGGAACTGTTAAAGAATCATGAGGAGAATTGGGAAATCTATCTGACTCAGGATCCAAAAGGGAAACGGATTCCTCCGGCGATTATGAAATTGGGGAGCCACCTCATAGCAGAGCAACAGACCATGCTAAAAGAATTGGAAGGCCTGGTTCGCAATATTGATCATGTCAAACAAATTATCATTTCACATCAGTCGATGGCGAAGTCTCGGGGTATCATCGAGGCTCTCTCTGTTGTGGAACTTCTGAATCAAGCCGTGGAGTTAAGTTTTCACGCTGGAGATGCGAAATGGATCAGGATCAAACGAGACTATCAGTCTGTGCCGCCTGTCGTGACCGATCGGCATCAGTTGCTTCAAATTCTGGTGAATCTGCTGCGAAATGCTAAACAGGCGATGCAATTACAGGTCGGAGTTGATCATCTGCTCACCATACGAGTAGAAGGTCGCACGGATGATGGGTTGTCGGTTGTCATCGCAATTCAAGATACCGGCATTGGAATTGCGCCTGAACATTTGGCCAGAATGTTTACTCGCGGTTTTACGACCAAGCATGATGGCAATGGGATTGGTCTGCATAGTTCGATGGTTACGATTCATCGTATGGGTGGGATGTTAAAGGCCCATAGTGATGGGATTGGCACCGGCGCGACCTTGACACTAATTCTTCCGGTTGAGGCAGGGGCAGGGGCAGGACAGGCATGA
- a CDS encoding ATP-binding protein: MNPVCTLNRRILVIDDSPDILQDFRKILCSAISLISNAWLESSQDFFDGPFLHHGEEPFDLHCVNNGESGRDVVAQAKERGSPFAVVFLDVQLPNGWDGIETVERIWDEDSDVQVVLCTAYPDFGWSAVLPRLGHRDQLLILRKPFDPIEVWQLSTALTMKWHCAQQARLRVQELEQTVMTRTGLLEETNRCLEQDLLRRQEVEVELAQVVCDVQERNLELSAMRDQALNEIHERERIERILRHQTEELARSNRDLEQFASLAAHDLQEPLHSIQVFLDLLQVKYGSALTSQGLGYVDRVKNAADRMQQLIQSLLVYSRIDLPHTSGEPLVLREMVDEILSDLGARIEEMQAVVQIGELPTIYGNAFQVRQLLQNLLGNALKFHRPGVPPVIRITGTIIQNRRHTGLGQPGWLCQIEIHDQGIGIPSEQFGKIFGMFKRLHRKDEFEGTGIGLAVCQRIVEKCGGAISVRSKLGEGSTFIVTLPIQ, from the coding sequence ATGAATCCCGTCTGTACTCTAAATCGACGGATCTTAGTGATAGATGATAGCCCGGACATTTTGCAGGATTTCCGGAAGATTTTGTGTTCCGCAATTAGCCTCATTTCCAATGCGTGGCTTGAAAGCAGCCAGGATTTCTTTGACGGGCCCTTCCTGCATCATGGCGAAGAACCCTTCGATCTCCATTGTGTGAACAATGGGGAGTCAGGGCGTGATGTGGTCGCGCAGGCTAAGGAACGGGGTTCGCCCTTTGCGGTGGTGTTCCTGGATGTGCAATTGCCCAATGGTTGGGACGGGATTGAAACGGTTGAGCGAATTTGGGATGAGGATTCTGACGTACAGGTGGTGTTGTGTACGGCCTATCCCGATTTTGGTTGGTCGGCCGTATTGCCTCGATTAGGACATCGGGACCAGTTATTAATTCTACGAAAGCCCTTTGATCCGATTGAGGTATGGCAATTGTCTACGGCTTTGACGATGAAATGGCATTGTGCCCAGCAGGCCCGGTTGCGGGTTCAGGAACTTGAACAGACCGTCATGACTCGCACGGGCCTTCTTGAAGAGACCAACCGTTGTTTGGAGCAGGATTTGCTCAGGCGGCAAGAGGTAGAAGTGGAGTTAGCTCAAGTGGTTTGTGATGTCCAAGAAAGAAATCTCGAACTTTCTGCTATGCGGGACCAAGCATTGAATGAAATCCATGAACGGGAACGAATCGAACGGATTTTACGTCACCAAACCGAAGAATTGGCCCGGTCGAATCGGGACTTGGAGCAATTTGCATCGCTTGCAGCTCATGATTTACAGGAGCCCCTTCATTCAATCCAGGTATTTCTTGATCTCTTACAGGTGAAATATGGGTCAGCCCTCACCAGCCAAGGTCTGGGATATGTTGACCGAGTCAAAAACGCGGCGGATCGCATGCAACAGCTAATTCAGAGCCTGTTAGTGTATTCCAGGATCGATTTGCCGCACACCTCAGGGGAGCCGCTTGTCTTGCGAGAAATGGTCGACGAAATCCTGTCGGATCTCGGCGCGCGGATCGAGGAAATGCAGGCGGTCGTGCAGATTGGGGAATTACCTACTATTTATGGAAATGCGTTTCAAGTCCGACAATTGTTACAAAACCTGCTCGGCAACGCCTTGAAATTTCATCGGCCGGGGGTTCCACCGGTCATTCGTATCACCGGGACGATTATTCAAAATCGACGTCACACCGGTTTAGGCCAACCTGGATGGCTTTGCCAAATTGAAATTCATGACCAGGGCATAGGTATTCCATCAGAACAGTTCGGGAAAATTTTTGGGATGTTCAAAAGGCTGCATCGGAAAGATGAATTCGAAGGGACAGGGATTGGTTTGGCCGTATGTCAACGTATTGTCGAGAAGTGTGGTGGTGCCATTTCCGTTCGTTCCAAGTTGGGAGAAGGGTCTACCTTTATAGTTACGCTGCCAATTCAGTAA
- a CDS encoding PAS domain S-box protein — protein sequence MVQIPAHRRVLVVGAHPETQIMLRDALSAPAVGDMSVGSSLNGKNLATSGIQPFLTQTQFALVSVEMGLHVLSKFAEAQVTGNPFVLVLIDGRSEDWEVVRDLVESLWEYDQTLRCIFCLPPDRASWPHRLVVSRPEQWAVLRSPFLEEEVFQLASCLSLPYPVSGETVLNGATYSGENGCHSKSPSDLHVHNGEAATGALESARGELAASRYYVDNILRSMADSLLVINADMTIGAVNPSLLNLLGYQEDELIGESPGLIFGEEFSQGAIIENLLLQGSVSGVESSFLTHEGQKITISVSGSMMQDLQGQFQGLVCVAQDITERKRMEEEKLQLNERLMETSRQLGMAEVATGVLHNVGNVLNSINVSIGVITDLLKNSMVEDVGRISQLLDKHHEDLGTYLSQNPKGKQVPGYLEKLSGQLKEEKRVALLELDRLREYAGHAQQCVATQQDLAKPSGMTEPVCVAEVVAEALAVNQEMLEETKITVIQEFQEVPQLIVDKHQLLQILGDVIRNACQAMESVARRDLVVRVKLVIGPPDSICLEVQDTGSGIPPDDLTKVFGQGYSTKYGGRGLSLHHGALMAKNMCGALRAHSEGLGQGATFFLDLPGNFHFPDL from the coding sequence ATGGTTCAGATTCCTGCGCATCGTCGTGTATTAGTGGTCGGGGCTCATCCCGAAACCCAAATCATGTTGCGCGATGCGTTGTCTGCGCCCGCTGTGGGTGACATGTCAGTAGGGAGTTCCTTAAATGGCAAAAATTTGGCAACCTCTGGTATTCAGCCGTTTTTAACTCAGACCCAGTTCGCTCTTGTCAGCGTGGAAATGGGCCTCCATGTTTTGTCGAAGTTCGCGGAAGCTCAAGTTACTGGCAATCCTTTTGTTCTTGTCCTTATTGATGGGCGTTCAGAGGATTGGGAGGTCGTTCGAGACCTGGTGGAGTCGCTTTGGGAATATGATCAGACTTTACGGTGTATCTTCTGTCTTCCCCCTGATCGGGCATCCTGGCCCCATCGTCTGGTTGTGAGCCGTCCAGAGCAATGGGCGGTACTTCGGAGCCCTTTTCTTGAAGAAGAAGTCTTTCAACTAGCCAGTTGTTTGAGTCTGCCGTACCCGGTATCCGGTGAAACTGTGCTCAATGGGGCAACCTATTCAGGGGAAAATGGCTGTCATTCCAAATCTCCTTCGGATCTCCATGTCCATAATGGTGAAGCGGCGACGGGAGCATTGGAATCCGCTCGTGGTGAATTGGCTGCTTCCAGATATTATGTTGATAATATCCTCCGCTCCATGGCGGATTCTCTGCTAGTCATTAACGCAGATATGACTATTGGGGCGGTGAATCCTTCCTTGCTAAATCTTTTAGGCTATCAGGAGGATGAACTCATCGGGGAGTCGCCCGGTTTGATTTTTGGCGAAGAATTTTCCCAAGGTGCGATCATCGAAAACCTCTTACTTCAAGGATCGGTGAGTGGCGTGGAATCCAGTTTCCTGACTCATGAGGGTCAGAAAATCACCATTTCAGTCTCTGGTTCGATGATGCAGGACCTGCAGGGACAATTTCAGGGGTTGGTGTGTGTTGCCCAGGATATTACCGAACGAAAGCGAATGGAAGAAGAGAAGCTGCAGTTGAATGAGCGGTTAATGGAAACGTCAAGGCAGTTGGGAATGGCCGAAGTAGCGACGGGTGTCCTGCATAACGTGGGCAATGTGTTAAATAGCATTAATGTATCTATCGGAGTCATCACGGATCTTTTGAAAAATTCGATGGTCGAGGATGTGGGTCGAATTTCACAGTTATTGGACAAGCATCATGAAGATCTAGGAACCTACTTATCGCAGAATCCCAAGGGGAAACAAGTCCCCGGTTATCTGGAGAAATTATCGGGGCAATTGAAGGAGGAAAAGCGAGTGGCTCTATTGGAATTAGATCGATTGCGGGAGTATGCCGGGCATGCTCAGCAATGTGTTGCGACCCAACAGGATCTGGCCAAGCCAAGCGGGATGACGGAACCGGTATGTGTGGCTGAGGTGGTAGCCGAGGCCCTGGCAGTTAACCAAGAGATGTTGGAGGAAACCAAAATTACGGTCATTCAGGAGTTTCAGGAAGTGCCACAGCTCATCGTGGATAAGCATCAACTCCTTCAAATTTTGGGGGATGTCATTCGCAATGCCTGTCAGGCCATGGAGTCGGTTGCCCGGAGAGACTTAGTTGTTCGTGTCAAGCTCGTCATTGGTCCTCCGGATTCTATTTGCCTGGAAGTTCAGGATACCGGCAGCGGGATTCCTCCCGACGACCTTACGAAAGTTTTTGGGCAAGGGTATAGCACCAAATATGGAGGACGGGGCTTGAGTCTGCATCATGGAGCGTTGATGGCAAAAAATATGTGTGGCGCACTTCGCGCCCACAGTGAGGGCCTAGGACAAGGCGCCACGTTTTTTCTAGACCTGCCTGGGAATTTTCATTTTCCCGATTTGTAA
- a CDS encoding HDOD domain-containing protein, with amino-acid sequence MTEYWPRTEDDSWDGDGERTHESWGALSYGGESLAPWSGSFSPRLLIRGHTSFDELQAQKLSHFDREVKVHVEAVSGDAGMIPVDLERALEFGVEVFLLSEGCAVESSRIVSLWRHSLRTGYLAALIALNQGSNQRMVWQSFVGGVLHDIGMLVFLTQQPEMFTTVVEIAQCRGGNLAVLERQVLGYTHGESGVTFLARWGIEDMLLAIVAFHDDPSKVPHTTFCPLTAVYAANFVEGGGIAQDGDGVIGKDGEEYLTRLGLWDDLPIWQSWMPNIQQMAIH; translated from the coding sequence GTGACTGAATATTGGCCTCGAACAGAGGATGACTCTTGGGATGGGGATGGAGAAAGGACCCACGAGAGCTGGGGGGCTTTGTCTTATGGTGGGGAGTCACTGGCGCCTTGGTCAGGATCATTTTCACCCAGATTGTTGATACGAGGGCATACAAGTTTTGATGAGCTTCAAGCCCAAAAGTTATCTCATTTTGACCGTGAGGTGAAAGTGCATGTGGAGGCTGTTTCGGGTGATGCAGGAATGATCCCGGTTGATCTGGAGCGCGCTTTAGAATTTGGGGTCGAAGTGTTTCTCCTATCCGAAGGATGCGCAGTAGAGTCTTCGCGTATTGTAAGTTTGTGGAGGCATAGCCTCAGAACGGGATACCTTGCTGCGTTGATTGCCTTGAATCAGGGGTCGAATCAACGCATGGTGTGGCAATCGTTTGTGGGAGGGGTGCTTCATGATATTGGCATGCTCGTGTTTTTGACTCAGCAGCCGGAGATGTTCACGACCGTCGTAGAGATAGCCCAATGCCGAGGAGGGAACTTGGCCGTGCTGGAAAGACAGGTCTTGGGGTACACACACGGGGAAAGTGGAGTCACTTTTCTGGCACGATGGGGTATAGAGGATATGTTACTTGCGATTGTGGCGTTCCATGATGATCCATCGAAGGTTCCCCATACGACCTTCTGTCCATTGACGGCTGTGTATGCCGCAAATTTTGTTGAGGGGGGAGGGATCGCTCAGGATGGGGATGGAGTCATTGGGAAAGATGGAGAAGAGTATTTAACCCGGTTAGGTCTGTGGGATGATCTACCGATTTGGCAAAGCTGGATGCCAAATATTCAGCAGATGGCGATTCATTAA